A genomic segment from Pseudosulfitobacter sp. DSM 107133 encodes:
- a CDS encoding methanogen output domain 1-containing protein encodes MKDSSPTRPAGQGLELPRDAFFADIIGELAGALEDVIGLEDAAGFVAMVGNRIGDDLSRRYGEIGFPQETAEDIGRMCVDIKNQISGTFEVEEATDEKVTFTNCDCPFGNRVNGRPSLCMMTTNVFGRIAANATGYARVHVSESIAAGHDRCRVTVGLKPDENAGGHEFFR; translated from the coding sequence ATGAAAGATAGCTCTCCCACACGGCCCGCAGGTCAGGGGCTTGAACTGCCGCGTGACGCCTTTTTTGCCGATATTATCGGTGAATTGGCAGGCGCTCTTGAAGATGTCATCGGACTGGAAGATGCCGCAGGGTTTGTGGCGATGGTTGGCAACCGGATTGGCGACGATCTGTCGCGGCGCTATGGCGAAATCGGTTTTCCACAGGAAACAGCCGAAGATATCGGTCGCATGTGTGTGGACATCAAGAACCAGATCAGCGGGACCTTTGAAGTGGAAGAGGCGACTGACGAAAAGGTGACCTTTACCAATTGCGACTGTCCGTTCGGAAATCGGGTCAACGGGCGCCCGTCGCTGTGCATGATGACAACCAATGTTTTCGGTCGCATTGCCGCCAATGCCACAGGTTATGCAAGGGTCCATGTGTCGGAATCGATTGCCGCAGGTCATGATCGCTGCCGGGTCACCGTTGGTTTGAAGCCGGACGAAAACGCCGGCGGACACGAGTTTTTTCGCTGA
- a CDS encoding CTP synthase, with product MARYIFITGGVVSSLGKGLASAALGALLQARGFSVRLRKLDPYLNVDPGTMSPFEHGEVFVTDDGAETDLDLGHYERFTGVPARQTDSVSSGRIYSTVLEKERRGDYLGKTIQVVPHVTNEIKDFLHIGADEVDFMLCEIGGTVGDIEGLPFFEAIRQFSHDQPRGQCIFMHLTLLPYLAASGELKTKPTQHSVKELQSIGIAPDILVCRSEQPIPEKEREKIALFCNVRKEAVVAAYDLPTIYDAPLAYHEQGLDQAVLDAFQISPAPRPELTTWQDVSDRVHNPEGEVKVAIVGKYTQLEDAYKSIAEALTHGGMANRVKVRIEWVDAEVFDKSTDVAALLAGFHAILVPGGFGERGTEGKIKAAQYAREHKVPYLGICLGMQMAVIEAARNVAGIETAGSEEFDHEAGKKRFEPVVYHLKEWVQGNAKVTRKVGDDKGGTMRLGSYDAVLKEGSKVALAYGTTTIDERHRHRYEVDVKYREQLEKAGLCFSGMSPDGRLPEIVEWPDHPWFIGVQFHPELKSKPFAPHPLFKDFVRAAKEVSRLV from the coding sequence ATGGCGCGTTATATCTTCATCACTGGCGGTGTGGTCTCTTCACTTGGCAAGGGGCTCGCGTCGGCAGCGCTGGGGGCCTTGTTGCAGGCACGCGGCTTTTCTGTACGGTTGCGCAAACTTGACCCCTATCTGAACGTCGATCCCGGCACGATGTCGCCCTTTGAACACGGCGAAGTTTTTGTCACCGATGACGGCGCCGAAACCGATCTGGATCTTGGCCATTACGAGCGCTTCACCGGCGTGCCCGCGCGCCAAACCGATTCCGTGTCTTCGGGGCGGATCTATTCCACAGTGCTGGAAAAAGAACGTCGCGGCGATTATCTGGGCAAAACCATTCAGGTTGTGCCCCACGTTACCAATGAAATCAAAGACTTCCTGCACATTGGCGCGGACGAGGTCGATTTCATGCTGTGCGAGATCGGCGGCACCGTCGGTGACATCGAAGGCCTGCCCTTCTTTGAGGCAATCCGCCAGTTCAGCCATGACCAACCGCGCGGCCAATGCATTTTCATGCACCTGACCCTTCTGCCCTATCTGGCGGCCTCGGGCGAGTTGAAGACCAAGCCGACGCAACACTCGGTCAAGGAACTGCAATCCATCGGCATCGCGCCCGACATTCTGGTGTGCCGGTCCGAACAACCGATCCCCGAGAAAGAACGCGAGAAAATCGCCCTGTTCTGCAATGTGCGCAAAGAGGCTGTTGTCGCGGCCTATGACCTGCCCACCATCTATGACGCGCCGCTGGCCTATCACGAACAAGGGTTGGATCAGGCGGTTCTGGACGCCTTTCAGATCAGCCCCGCGCCGCGCCCCGAACTGACCACATGGCAGGACGTTTCGGACCGGGTTCACAACCCCGAGGGCGAAGTGAAGGTTGCGATTGTCGGCAAATACACCCAGCTGGAAGACGCCTATAAATCCATCGCCGAGGCGCTGACCCATGGCGGCATGGCCAACCGGGTCAAAGTGCGTATTGAATGGGTCGATGCCGAAGTGTTCGACAAATCCACCGACGTGGCGGCGCTTCTGGCCGGTTTCCACGCCATTCTGGTGCCCGGCGGCTTTGGCGAGCGTGGCACCGAGGGCAAGATCAAGGCAGCCCAATATGCCCGCGAGCACAAGGTTCCCTATCTGGGCATCTGTCTGGGTATGCAGATGGCAGTGATCGAAGCTGCGCGGAATGTGGCCGGGATCGAGACCGCAGGCTCGGAAGAGTTCGACCATGAGGCGGGCAAGAAGCGGTTCGAGCCAGTGGTCTACCACCTGAAAGAATGGGTGCAAGGCAATGCCAAGGTCACCCGCAAGGTGGGCGACGACAAGGGCGGCACCATGCGCCTGGGCAGCTATGATGCGGTTCTAAAGGAAGGCTCGAAAGTGGCGCTGGCCTATGGCACCACCACGATCGACGAACGCCACCGCCACCGGTACGAGGTGGACGTGAAGTACCGCGAGCAGCTGGAAAAAGCGGGCCTGTGCTTTAGCGGCATGTCGCCCGATGGCCGGTTGCCCGAGATTGTGGAATGGCCGGATCATCCGTGGTTCATCGGGGTGCAGTTCCATCCCGAGCTGAAATCAAAACCCTTTGCACCACATCCGCTGTTCAAGGATTTCGTGCGCGCCGCCAAAGAGGTCAGCCGACTGGTATGA
- the rlmJ gene encoding 23S rRNA (adenine(2030)-N(6))-methyltransferase RlmJ, with protein sequence MLSYQHIYHAGNLADVHKHGLLAWMLDYLTRKDKPLSYIETHAGRASYDLDANEARKTDEATQGIGRAQGWFPPDHPFTRVLEQVRAEDGPRAYPGSPMIAARLLRPTDTIHLAELHPREHGALAYAMSPYPVTCHQRDGFDTAHSLLPPTPRRGVLLIDPSYEIKDDYADIPQHIAKYTRAWNVGIIALWYPVLTAGLHVPMLKTLAKTYPDALRAEVRFPPARPGHGMIGSGLFVINPPFGLDAEAKRLKDRFDTLK encoded by the coding sequence ATGCTGAGCTATCAACACATTTATCACGCCGGAAATCTGGCAGATGTTCACAAACACGGCCTGCTGGCGTGGATGCTGGACTATCTCACCCGCAAGGACAAACCGCTGTCCTATATCGAAACCCACGCGGGGCGTGCCAGCTATGATCTGGACGCGAACGAGGCGCGTAAAACCGACGAGGCAACCCAGGGTATCGGACGTGCACAGGGTTGGTTCCCACCGGACCATCCCTTTACCCGCGTGCTGGAACAGGTCCGCGCCGAGGATGGCCCCCGAGCCTACCCCGGATCACCGATGATCGCCGCACGCCTGTTGCGCCCCACCGACACCATCCATCTGGCCGAACTGCATCCGCGCGAACACGGCGCGCTGGCCTATGCGATGTCGCCTTATCCGGTCACCTGCCACCAGCGCGACGGGTTCGACACCGCCCACAGCCTGTTGCCGCCCACGCCCCGGCGCGGGGTGCTGCTGATTGATCCGTCATACGAGATCAAGGACGACTACGCCGACATCCCTCAGCACATTGCCAAATACACCCGTGCCTGGAACGTGGGCATCATTGCACTGTGGTATCCGGTGCTGACCGCGGGCTTGCATGTTCCGATGTTGAAAACCCTGGCAAAAACCTATCCCGACGCCCTGCGCGCAGAGGTCCGCTTTCCCCCCGCGCGCCCGGGGCACGGCATGATCGGATCGGGTCTTTTTGTGATAAATCCGCCCTTCGGTCTGGACGCCGAGGCAAAACGTCTGAAAGATCGGTTTGACACGCTGAAATAA
- the secG gene encoding preprotein translocase subunit SecG — MENVVLIIHLILALGLIAVVLLQRSEGGGLGMGGGGGGAMTGRAAATALGKLTWILAAGFIITSITLTIIAAEKAAGSSVIDRLGAAPETQESTPLAPPAGGLTPPTQSDAEAPLVPAGD; from the coding sequence ATGGAAAACGTCGTCCTGATCATCCACCTTATTCTGGCCCTCGGGCTGATTGCAGTAGTGCTGCTTCAGCGCTCGGAAGGCGGTGGTCTGGGCATGGGCGGTGGCGGTGGCGGTGCCATGACCGGCCGCGCAGCTGCGACCGCATTGGGCAAGCTGACATGGATTCTGGCGGCTGGCTTTATCATCACGTCGATCACTCTGACAATTATCGCCGCAGAAAAAGCCGCGGGTTCTTCGGTTATCGACCGGCTGGGTGCCGCACCTGAAACGCAGGAAAGCACGCCGCTGGCACCGCCCGCCGGCGGTTTGACCCCGCCAACCCAAAGCGATGCCGAAGCGCCGCTGGTACCTGCGGGCGACTGA
- a CDS encoding GGDEF domain-containing protein — translation MNFSADLTSTTGQLDAVFGRAPEPVLILETSGEVAYANVPAKELLLADPKGEGPGFLDAVKPHLARIVRTSVSMPLRIEIKDNTMWFKAWRVSAPTTAQTPAQVMLFGDSSARLRSSFLNLKTEFATIESSRARDIRIAQQLKEEAKHLRRLVATDQLTGLATAAELRRAVERAVQTDSNSGALLFADFDGFKEINDTYGHSAGDALLAQVGSRLLEHKRPEDVSARVGGDEFAFWVSGVDASIAAKIAIRLRRQIERPVSWRGSDGAVTDLVVGASFGIAQFPQDGGDYTALANVADARMYTNKRDRKALRPHNVKP, via the coding sequence ATGAATTTTTCAGCTGATTTGACATCGACCACAGGGCAGCTTGACGCGGTGTTCGGGCGTGCGCCCGAACCCGTTCTGATTCTGGAAACATCGGGTGAGGTCGCCTATGCCAACGTTCCGGCCAAGGAATTGCTGCTTGCCGACCCCAAGGGTGAAGGTCCGGGGTTTCTGGACGCGGTAAAGCCGCATCTGGCGCGCATCGTGCGTACATCGGTGTCTATGCCACTGCGTATAGAGATCAAAGACAACACCATGTGGTTCAAAGCATGGCGTGTTTCCGCGCCGACAACAGCGCAAACCCCGGCGCAGGTAATGCTATTTGGCGATTCCTCTGCCAGGCTGCGCAGCAGCTTCCTGAATTTGAAAACCGAATTTGCCACTATTGAAAGCAGCCGGGCGCGCGACATAAGGATCGCGCAGCAACTGAAGGAAGAGGCAAAACACCTGCGCCGTCTGGTGGCCACCGACCAGTTGACAGGGCTGGCCACTGCTGCCGAACTGCGCAGAGCGGTTGAAAGGGCCGTACAGACGGATAGCAATTCAGGCGCACTTTTGTTTGCCGATTTTGACGGCTTTAAAGAGATCAACGACACCTACGGTCACAGTGCCGGAGATGCGCTGCTGGCGCAGGTCGGAAGCCGATTGCTGGAACATAAGCGGCCCGAGGATGTCTCGGCGCGCGTCGGCGGCGATGAATTCGCGTTTTGGGTGTCTGGCGTGGATGCGTCGATTGCAGCCAAGATTGCCATCCGTCTGCGTCGTCAGATCGAGCGGCCAGTGTCATGGCGCGGCTCCGACGGCGCGGTGACCGATCTGGTGGTTGGCGCGTCGTTTGGCATCGCCCAGTTTCCCCAGGATGGCGGAGATTATACCGCTTTGGCCAATGTCGCAGATGCGCGGATGTACACCAACAAACGTGATCGCAAGGCCTTGCGTCCGCACAACGTCAAACCCTAG
- a CDS encoding PhnD/SsuA/transferrin family substrate-binding protein, with protein MIAALGMYDMPHARAANDRLWAGVRAALGYGPATLARDTDPWEIWRSGALLLAQTCGMPYRTRLHDRVQLVATPDHHLPDCPVGHYFSYLIKRHDDPRDLKALSKGTMAYNEALSQSGWAAPIHHLSQHKLAPSKTLQTGAHLASISAVLDGTADFAAIDAVTLLMFGDNDPDAAAFLNAFDRTAPTPALPYITAKNRDPAPLAAALATAIAALTPLDRATLRLYDIARLPASAYLAIPTPPAP; from the coding sequence ATGATTGCAGCCTTGGGCATGTACGACATGCCCCACGCCCGCGCCGCCAACGACAGGCTGTGGGCGGGCGTGCGCGCCGCCCTTGGCTATGGTCCCGCAACGCTGGCCCGTGACACTGACCCCTGGGAAATCTGGCGATCGGGCGCGCTGCTGCTGGCCCAGACCTGCGGCATGCCCTACCGCACCCGCCTGCATGATCGCGTGCAATTGGTCGCCACCCCCGACCACCACCTGCCCGACTGCCCGGTGGGCCACTATTTCAGCTACCTTATCAAACGCCACGACGACCCGCGCGACCTGAAAGCACTTTCCAAAGGCACGATGGCCTATAACGAAGCGCTGTCGCAATCCGGCTGGGCCGCGCCCATACATCACCTTTCCCAACACAAGCTCGCCCCGAGCAAAACATTGCAAACCGGCGCACATCTGGCCTCGATCTCTGCCGTCCTCGACGGCACAGCCGACTTCGCCGCAATCGACGCTGTTACATTGCTGATGTTTGGTGACAATGACCCTGATGCGGCAGCTTTCCTCAACGCCTTTGATCGTACCGCACCCACACCTGCACTGCCATATATCACCGCAAAAAATCGCGATCCGGCCCCGCTGGCAGCAGCCCTGGCCACGGCCATCGCCGCCCTGACACCGCTGGACCGCGCCACCTTGCGCCTGTATGACATCGCCCGCCTGCCAGCCTCCGCCTATCTGGCCATCCCCACACCTCCCGCGCCCTAG
- a CDS encoding TerB family tellurite resistance protein — translation MFADFLKRLTQPEPAQLPDTDARIALTALLVRIARSDGIYDAGEAATIDSVVAARYGLMPEAAAALRRDAEGLEAEAPDTVRFTRAIKDAVPYEHRLGVIEAMWTVVLADGERAQEEDAVLRLVANLLGVTDRDSAIARQQVSGA, via the coding sequence ATGTTTGCTGATTTCCTCAAACGGCTGACCCAGCCGGAGCCCGCCCAACTGCCCGACACCGACGCGCGCATTGCGCTGACCGCCCTGCTGGTGCGAATCGCCCGCTCGGACGGTATTTATGATGCCGGTGAAGCCGCCACCATCGACAGCGTTGTTGCCGCCCGCTACGGGCTGATGCCCGAAGCCGCCGCCGCCCTGCGCCGCGACGCCGAAGGATTGGAAGCCGAAGCGCCCGACACCGTCCGCTTCACCCGTGCCATCAAGGACGCCGTGCCATACGAACACCGTCTTGGCGTGATCGAAGCCATGTGGACCGTGGTTCTGGCCGACGGTGAACGCGCACAGGAAGAAGACGCGGTGTTGCGGCTGGTCGCCAACCTGCTGGGCGTCACCGACCGCGACAGTGCCATCGCCCGCCAGCAGGTCTCGGGCGCATGA
- the nthA gene encoding nitrile hydratase subunit alpha, producing MPHDHHEHDHPHALLPPDPALRVKALETILTEKGLIDPAALDEIIDTYENRIGPRNGAHVVARAWFDPAFRAALLEDATAVVSGLGYYGRQGEHMVAVENTDDVHNMVVCTLCSCYPWPLLGIPPGWYKSDAYRARAVREPRKVLADFGVTLPEDTAVRVWDSTAEVRYLVIPQRPAGTDGMDEAALMDLVTRDSMIGTGLALKP from the coding sequence ATGCCACATGACCATCACGAGCACGATCACCCGCATGCGCTGCTGCCACCTGACCCTGCGTTACGGGTCAAGGCACTGGAGACGATCCTGACCGAAAAGGGGTTGATCGACCCCGCGGCGCTGGATGAAATCATCGATACCTATGAAAACCGCATTGGCCCGCGCAACGGCGCGCATGTGGTGGCGCGGGCCTGGTTTGATCCGGCGTTTCGCGCGGCCTTGCTTGAGGATGCAACCGCGGTTGTGTCCGGGCTGGGCTATTACGGGCGGCAGGGCGAACACATGGTTGCGGTTGAGAACACGGATGACGTGCACAATATGGTCGTCTGCACCCTGTGCAGCTGCTATCCGTGGCCGTTGCTGGGGATTCCGCCGGGCTGGTATAAATCCGACGCCTACCGCGCCCGCGCAGTGCGCGAGCCGCGCAAGGTGCTGGCCGATTTCGGTGTGACCTTGCCCGAGGACACCGCCGTGCGGGTCTGGGATTCAACGGCCGAGGTGCGGTATCTGGTGATTCCGCAGCGTCCGGCGGGAACGGATGGCATGGACGAGGCGGCGCTGATGGATCTGGTGACACGCGATTCGATGATCGGCACCGGTCTGGCACTGAAGCCATGA
- a CDS encoding TerB family tellurite resistance protein translates to MFERLFPRRPRDQKPLPEPDAQLALGALLVRVALADRSYTVEEVSQIDRILQATFGLKPLEAAKLRASCEALERHAPGTDEFAKILRQEVGYDDRRMLAVAMWKVVMADGRRKASEELSLHQIEAALGITDADSATIQAEATGAAPGH, encoded by the coding sequence ATGTTTGAACGCCTATTCCCCCGCCGTCCCCGTGACCAGAAACCGCTGCCTGAACCCGACGCGCAGCTGGCGCTGGGGGCCTTGCTGGTGCGCGTCGCACTGGCCGACCGCAGCTACACCGTGGAAGAGGTCAGCCAGATCGACCGCATCCTGCAAGCCACCTTCGGGCTGAAACCGCTTGAGGCCGCAAAACTGCGTGCCTCTTGCGAAGCTTTGGAGCGCCATGCGCCGGGCACCGACGAATTTGCGAAAATCCTGCGGCAGGAAGTCGGCTATGACGACCGTCGCATGCTGGCCGTGGCCATGTGGAAGGTTGTGATGGCCGACGGACGGCGCAAAGCCTCCGAAGAGCTGTCCCTGCACCAGATCGAAGCGGCCCTTGGCATCACCGACGCCGACAGCGCCACGATTCAGGCCGAAGCCACAGGCGCGGCACCCGGTCATTAA
- a CDS encoding DUF1330 domain-containing protein: MAAKGYWIAHNVVHDAESYKKYQAANAAPLAAYGARFVVRGGQQTNPEGTWNSRTVVIEFPSYADAVACYESDAYKAAYELRKDISDGNLVIVEGYDP; this comes from the coding sequence ATGGCCGCCAAAGGATACTGGATCGCGCATAACGTGGTGCATGATGCAGAAAGCTACAAAAAGTACCAGGCCGCCAACGCGGCCCCTCTCGCCGCATATGGTGCCCGCTTCGTGGTACGGGGCGGCCAACAGACCAACCCCGAAGGCACATGGAACAGCCGCACCGTGGTCATCGAGTTTCCCAGCTACGCGGACGCGGTCGCCTGCTATGAAAGCGACGCCTACAAGGCCGCATATGAGTTGCGCAAGGACATCTCGGATGGCAACCTCGTGATTGTCGAAGGCTATGATCCCTAA
- a CDS encoding amino acid ABC transporter ATP-binding protein, whose product MSDTSPVIEIHNLHKAYGALEVLKGVDISAPRGNVISLIGSSGSGKSTLLRCCNLLEDSQQGEVLFKGEPVIWRGSGHGRRPGDAGQVLRIRTNLSMVFQQFNLWAHMTILQNVMEAPVTVLKRDPKEVEAAARAYLDKVGIGDKCDVYPAQLSGGQQQRAAIARALCMEPEALLFDEPTSALDPELEQEVVKVIKDLAAEGRTMMIVTHDMKLAADVSDHVVFLHQGLIEEQGPPDRLFGAPESERLRGFLSATHAA is encoded by the coding sequence TTGTCTGACACATCACCTGTCATAGAAATCCACAACCTGCACAAAGCCTACGGTGCTCTTGAAGTGCTGAAAGGTGTCGACATCTCTGCGCCGCGCGGCAATGTGATCAGCCTGATCGGTTCGTCCGGGTCCGGCAAATCCACGCTCCTGCGCTGCTGCAACCTGCTGGAAGACAGCCAGCAAGGCGAGGTGCTGTTCAAGGGCGAACCTGTCATCTGGCGCGGCAGCGGCCATGGACGCCGTCCCGGTGATGCAGGGCAGGTTCTGCGCATTCGAACCAACCTGAGCATGGTCTTTCAGCAATTCAACCTTTGGGCCCATATGACGATCCTGCAAAACGTCATGGAAGCGCCGGTCACCGTGCTGAAACGCGACCCAAAAGAGGTCGAGGCCGCCGCGCGCGCCTATCTGGACAAAGTGGGCATCGGCGACAAATGCGACGTCTATCCGGCCCAGTTGTCGGGTGGCCAGCAGCAACGCGCCGCCATCGCACGCGCATTGTGCATGGAACCCGAAGCGCTGCTGTTTGACGAACCCACCAGCGCGCTCGACCCCGAGCTGGAACAGGAAGTTGTCAAGGTTATCAAGGATCTGGCTGCCGAAGGGCGGACAATGATGATCGTGACGCATGATATGAAACTGGCCGCTGATGTCTCGGACCATGTGGTGTTCCTGCATCAGGGCCTGATCGAAGAACAGGGGCCGCCAGACAGATTGTTCGGCGCCCCCGAATCCGAACGACTGCGCGGGTTCCTCTCTGCGACCCACGCCGCGTAA
- a CDS encoding methanogen output domain 1-containing protein, whose translation MNDVTPIPSAPAKLDLSREDYFADMVGELAGALEDVIGLVDASSFIAMVGNRLGDDMAKRYADEGFFLETAEDIARICVDMKNQVSGSFRLETFSEEGMSFTNCDCPFGDRVKGRPSLCMMMTNVFGRVAANATGYARVHVTESIAAGHDRCRVTLGLKPVDGADGHEFFS comes from the coding sequence ATGAACGATGTTACACCTATCCCATCAGCACCCGCAAAACTGGATCTGTCGCGTGAGGACTATTTTGCCGATATGGTCGGCGAACTGGCTGGCGCTCTTGAAGATGTTATCGGTCTGGTCGATGCATCAAGTTTCATTGCTATGGTTGGCAACCGTCTGGGCGATGACATGGCAAAGCGCTATGCCGATGAGGGTTTTTTTCTGGAAACCGCAGAAGACATTGCGCGCATTTGTGTGGATATGAAAAATCAGGTCAGCGGCAGCTTTCGACTGGAAACTTTTTCCGAAGAGGGCATGTCGTTTACCAATTGTGATTGCCCGTTTGGTGACCGTGTCAAAGGGCGCCCGTCCTTGTGCATGATGATGACCAATGTGTTTGGACGCGTTGCCGCCAATGCAACCGGATATGCGCGCGTGCATGTGACCGAGTCGATTGCTGCGGGGCATGACCGTTGCCGTGTTACGTTGGGTTTGAAACCGGTTGATGGTGCTGACGGACATGAATTTTTCAGCTGA